A single window of Vicinamibacteria bacterium DNA harbors:
- a CDS encoding type II toxin-antitoxin system death-on-curing family toxin, with amino-acid sequence MTSEGRPIWIREDVVEAIHSRQLAEHGGSAGVRDAGLLSSALARPRNLLAYSNQVPDLAVLAAAYASGIMRNHPFVDGNKRTAYVVGRLFLRLNGHDISATREDKYRTFLRLAGGEFSEQELVDWIRERLVERSHD; translated from the coding sequence ATGACGTCCGAAGGGAGGCCGATCTGGATCCGAGAGGACGTCGTTGAGGCAATCCATTCCAGGCAGCTTGCAGAGCACGGCGGAAGTGCGGGGGTTCGAGACGCGGGATTGCTCAGCTCGGCTTTGGCGCGGCCTCGGAATCTCCTAGCTTACTCGAATCAGGTTCCGGACCTGGCCGTCCTGGCGGCGGCTTATGCGTCGGGTATCATGCGAAACCATCCATTCGTCGACGGAAACAAGCGTACGGCGTACGTCGTAGGCCGTCTCTTTCTCAGGTTGAACGGACACGACATCTCGGCCACGAGAGAGGACAAGTACCGAACTTTCCTGCGGCTGGCTGGCGGAGAATTTTCCGAACAGGAGCTGGTCGACTGGATAAGAGAGCGCTTGGTCGAACGAA